Proteins found in one Enterococcus sp. 9D6_DIV0238 genomic segment:
- the rpmG gene encoding 50S ribosomal protein L33, with translation MRVNITLECTSCKERNYLTSKNKRNNPDRLEKQKYCPRERKVTLHRETK, from the coding sequence ATGCGCGTAAACATTACTTTAGAATGTACTTCTTGTAAAGAACGTAACTACCTTACAAGCAAAAATAAACGTAACAATCCTGATCGTTTGGAAAAACAAAAATATTGCCCACGTGAAAGAAAAGTTACTTTACACCGTGAAACAAAATAA
- a CDS encoding WXG100 family type VII secretion target: MAGDRIKLSPQELKTSATKYTDGSNQVNDILQKLQTEQDTIQGNWEGSGFDSFNDQFTALKPKVSEFAELLEQINKQLNEVAQIMEETDQNISSAIGRGL, translated from the coding sequence ATGGCAGGAGATCGCATTAAATTATCACCACAAGAACTAAAAACCTCAGCAACTAAATATACGGATGGTTCAAACCAAGTGAACGACATTTTACAGAAGTTACAAACAGAACAAGATACAATCCAAGGAAACTGGGAAGGATCAGGTTTTGATAGTTTCAACGATCAATTCACAGCGTTAAAACCAAAAGTGAGTGAGTTTGCAGAATTGTTGGAACAAATCAACAAGCAATTAAACGAGGTTGCCCAGATCATGGAAGAAACAGATCAAAATATATCTTCTGCAATTGGCAGAGGGCTATAA
- a CDS encoding tandem-type lipoprotein, whose amino-acid sequence MLVIIGGIFMASVLSGCETKGKAELEQSFDKVLSVYPTKNLLDFYDMEGYRDDEFDKDDKGVWSLISSMNIAQTKESPMYSEGMVLRMNRNTRTAKGYFYQSMYAKDIEDDTEERFPVTYDENGFHLTNEVSDPKLKEKILNFQFFVQYGSFEKLDRYENIKKMYNPEVPMYNLEYRLTNDDANVNELRKRYDIPTEEAPTLSLSGRGDLEGSSVGAKELTFQFSKDPSVYYRASIDYQRSSEEDMTNE is encoded by the coding sequence ATGTTAGTCATAATAGGAGGAATATTTATGGCAAGTGTATTGAGTGGCTGTGAAACAAAAGGTAAAGCCGAATTAGAACAGAGTTTCGATAAGGTGTTATCAGTTTATCCAACAAAGAATTTACTGGATTTTTATGACATGGAAGGATACAGAGATGATGAATTTGACAAAGATGATAAAGGTGTATGGTCGCTTATTTCTAGTATGAATATTGCGCAAACAAAAGAGTCACCTATGTACAGTGAAGGTATGGTGTTACGGATGAATCGAAATACTCGAACTGCGAAAGGATATTTTTATCAATCGATGTATGCCAAAGACATAGAGGATGATACGGAAGAACGATTTCCTGTAACTTATGATGAAAATGGGTTTCATCTAACAAACGAGGTTTCTGATCCTAAGCTAAAAGAGAAAATATTGAACTTCCAATTTTTTGTACAGTATGGCTCATTTGAAAAACTAGATCGTTATGAAAATATAAAAAAAATGTATAACCCAGAAGTTCCTATGTATAACCTTGAGTATCGATTAACAAATGACGATGCAAATGTAAACGAACTGAGAAAGAGATATGATATTCCAACAGAAGAAGCTCCCACCTTGTCATTGAGTGGGCGGGGTGATTTAGAAGGCTCTTCTGTGGGGGCGAAAGAATTGACGTTTCAATTCTCAAAAGATCCGTCAGTTTATTATAGAGCATCGATAGATTATCAACGATCAAGTGAGGAGGATATGACAAATGAGTGA
- a CDS encoding pyridoxamine 5'-phosphate oxidase family protein: MDKQIIEHAKELLATCDSFLLSTNDRNGFPNTIVVSKPIIRASFYNLKFYVNGNGQTVENILHNKKGNVCCFDEARHESVLLKGIFSVEDIEEFKLLKDRLNHYQKELNHENPVVLSFEVYTVKVHSQTKTFWKDVDDFDDH; this comes from the coding sequence ATGGATAAACAAATAATCGAACATGCAAAAGAATTATTGGCAACGTGTGACTCATTTTTGCTGTCCACAAATGATCGGAACGGATTTCCAAATACGATCGTAGTGTCAAAACCCATCATTAGAGCGAGTTTTTACAATCTTAAATTTTATGTAAATGGTAATGGTCAAACAGTGGAAAATATTCTGCATAATAAAAAAGGCAATGTTTGTTGCTTTGATGAAGCCAGGCATGAAAGTGTTTTGTTAAAAGGGATTTTCAGCGTTGAGGACATCGAAGAATTCAAACTACTCAAAGATCGTTTGAATCACTATCAAAAAGAGTTGAATCATGAGAATCCAGTCGTTCTTTCTTTTGAAGTCTATACTGTGAAGGTTCATTCTCAAACAAAAACCTTTTGGAAAGATGTGGATGATTTTGATGATCATTGA
- a CDS encoding alpha/beta fold hydrolase, with protein sequence MKISIRHRYIKKIPVLEVVSEEEKNKALPLVVYYHGWQSAKELSLTQARKLARKGMRVILPDAMNHGERKTGPVSPIPSVTFWSSIQYNIIEFSQLIRHFEKLELIENNKIGVGGVSMGGITTCALLTQHPKINTAACMMGTPAPLRYIERVMERAAEMNYFVPKDLPLLQSWVTHYDLSKAPEKIAERPVLFWHGTKDPKIPYEDMADFYQLISDEAYARNSRFMTGEGEGHLVKGEMMDVVAEWFEENLRD encoded by the coding sequence GTGAAAATCAGTATTCGACATCGCTATATCAAAAAAATTCCTGTACTGGAAGTTGTTTCAGAAGAAGAAAAAAACAAAGCTTTGCCTTTGGTCGTCTACTATCATGGCTGGCAGTCGGCTAAGGAATTATCATTGACTCAAGCACGAAAATTAGCGAGAAAAGGGATGCGGGTGATTTTACCGGATGCTATGAATCATGGTGAACGTAAAACAGGTCCTGTATCACCGATTCCGTCTGTGACATTTTGGTCTAGCATCCAATACAATATCATAGAGTTTTCACAACTGATTCGTCATTTTGAAAAGCTTGAGCTGATCGAAAATAATAAAATAGGTGTAGGTGGTGTTTCGATGGGCGGGATCACGACGTGTGCTTTACTAACTCAGCATCCGAAAATCAATACGGCAGCCTGTATGATGGGAACGCCAGCCCCCTTACGCTACATCGAACGGGTAATGGAGCGGGCAGCTGAAATGAATTATTTTGTACCTAAGGATTTGCCGTTACTGCAAAGTTGGGTCACACATTATGACCTATCAAAAGCACCTGAAAAAATAGCGGAACGACCTGTTTTGTTCTGGCATGGTACGAAAGATCCTAAAATTCCCTATGAAGATATGGCAGACTTTTATCAGCTGATTTCAGATGAAGCTTATGCTCGAAACAGTCGTTTTATGACTGGCGAAGGAGAAGGTCATCTAGTGAAAGGTGAAATGATGGATGTTGTGGCAGAATGGTTTGAGGAGAATTTAAGAGACTAA
- a CDS encoding MerR family transcriptional regulator translates to MNKMENCTNVNQMYSIGEVAKICNVSRKTLRFYEQLGLLTPDHVSLENGYRYYTEKTMNLIPVIKYYKQMGFKLQEMGNVQNTGDYFYQETNFLTKLSELKREEQRIRNSYTAVSDWIGLLREGSIAIENQLQNVNVKYLDRESYVFMEQDFCYNYMDAVINIPWVNYLEEQDCEITGPVILHFENCEEKMACKSRKMNVMQKPVSIANSEMPTTFFGGQMFLSSYYLGDPAEICQQYKKMLLWAKEHDYQCSDEVYERYVIDYWSTMNVDNFVIELLIPAEKNRK, encoded by the coding sequence ATGAATAAAATGGAAAACTGTACGAATGTAAATCAAATGTACTCGATTGGTGAGGTGGCAAAGATTTGTAATGTTTCCCGCAAAACATTGCGTTTCTATGAACAATTGGGCTTGTTGACGCCAGATCATGTTAGTTTGGAAAATGGTTACCGTTATTATACGGAAAAGACTATGAATTTGATTCCTGTCATCAAGTATTACAAGCAGATGGGCTTTAAGTTACAGGAAATGGGTAATGTGCAGAACACTGGAGACTATTTTTATCAAGAGACGAATTTTCTAACGAAGCTGTCTGAGTTAAAACGAGAAGAACAACGTATTCGTAATAGTTATACAGCCGTCTCAGACTGGATCGGTTTGTTGAGAGAAGGATCGATCGCAATTGAAAATCAGCTGCAAAATGTCAATGTGAAATATTTGGACCGTGAAAGCTATGTATTTATGGAACAGGATTTTTGTTATAACTATATGGATGCGGTGATCAATATTCCTTGGGTCAATTATTTGGAGGAGCAGGATTGTGAAATTACGGGTCCTGTGATTCTTCACTTTGAGAACTGTGAGGAGAAAATGGCCTGTAAGTCCCGTAAAATGAATGTGATGCAAAAACCTGTCAGTATTGCAAATAGTGAGATGCCGACGACTTTTTTTGGTGGCCAGATGTTTTTATCCAGTTATTATTTAGGGGATCCAGCTGAGATTTGTCAGCAATATAAAAAGATGCTGTTATGGGCAAAGGAACATGATTATCAATGCTCAGATGAGGTGTATGAACGTTATGTGATCGATTATTGGTCTACCATGAATGTTGATAATTTTGTGATCGAACTATTGATTCCAGCGGAAAAAAATAGAAAATAG
- a CDS encoding BMC domain-containing protein — translation MKYDALGMVETKGLIGSIEAADAMVKAANVSLIGKEFVGGGIVTVMVRGDVGAVKAATDAGASAAERVGELLSVHVIPRPHGEVENILPANKAK, via the coding sequence ATGAAATATGATGCATTAGGAATGGTAGAAACAAAAGGATTGATCGGATCGATCGAAGCAGCAGATGCGATGGTCAAAGCAGCAAATGTTTCTTTGATCGGGAAAGAATTTGTTGGAGGCGGAATCGTTACTGTGATGGTGCGCGGAGATGTTGGCGCAGTGAAAGCAGCGACTGATGCTGGCGCAAGTGCTGCTGAACGTGTAGGAGAGCTTTTATCCGTTCATGTGATACCACGCCCACATGGTGAAGTGGAAAATATTTTGCCAGCAAATAAAGCCAAATAA
- a CDS encoding DMT family transporter produces MNSEKSILSASSNADLKMKEVSKGFQVKGITNGLVSGITYGIYSTLVVVASGYDPLISAAGFLAAPFVCSGLNDFFAGIFLLFYNAKHGRLKEIIRMVKTKPGKMLVIGFLLGGPIANGAYLVGLAMAGAYAIPISATCSLFGALFSWIFLKQKPTARIVLGMVVCVMGAIVINMVKPEGAPNFTLGIICALIAAVSWGLEGVFSSFGGAMIDTDVAVNLRELVSGLFVMILVLPFVGGVGLLFKTLAAGTPVMWLLLSGLSAGISFLTWYKANAMVGTAVGMSLNVTYAFWGVIFSVIFLGQTVTPTMVIGSIVIVIGAILVTMNPLDFFRKGEA; encoded by the coding sequence ATGAATAGTGAAAAAAGTATTCTGAGTGCAAGTTCAAATGCAGATCTAAAAATGAAAGAAGTTAGCAAAGGATTTCAAGTCAAGGGGATTACGAACGGGCTTGTTTCAGGGATCACTTATGGGATCTACTCTACTTTAGTTGTAGTTGCCAGTGGTTATGATCCGCTGATCAGTGCTGCAGGATTTTTAGCTGCGCCATTTGTTTGTTCAGGGTTAAATGATTTTTTTGCTGGTATTTTTCTTTTATTTTATAACGCAAAGCATGGACGATTAAAGGAAATAATTCGCATGGTAAAAACAAAGCCGGGAAAAATGCTTGTGATCGGGTTCTTATTAGGTGGGCCGATCGCAAATGGGGCTTATCTTGTTGGTTTAGCAATGGCTGGCGCTTATGCGATCCCAATTTCTGCTACCTGTAGTTTGTTCGGCGCATTGTTCTCATGGATTTTCTTAAAGCAGAAGCCAACAGCAAGAATTGTTTTGGGAATGGTGGTTTGTGTGATGGGGGCGATCGTGATCAATATGGTCAAACCAGAAGGCGCACCGAATTTTACATTAGGAATTATCTGTGCGTTGATTGCAGCTGTTTCTTGGGGTTTAGAAGGAGTCTTTTCAAGTTTCGGCGGTGCGATGATCGATACAGATGTAGCAGTCAACTTACGTGAATTAGTATCTGGTTTATTCGTGATGATTTTGGTTTTACCGTTTGTTGGTGGTGTAGGCTTATTATTTAAGACGTTAGCTGCTGGGACACCAGTGATGTGGTTGTTATTATCTGGACTAAGCGCAGGAATTTCTTTCTTGACCTGGTATAAAGCGAATGCGATGGTGGGGACTGCTGTTGGGATGTCGCTGAATGTAACGTATGCATTTTGGGGCGTGATCTTCAGTGTGATCTTCTTAGGTCAAACAGTTACACCGACCATGGTCATCGGTTCGATCGTAATCGTGATCGGAGCGATTTTAGTTACGATGAATCCGTTGGACTTCTTTAGAAAGGGGGAAGCGTAA
- a CDS encoding BMC domain-containing protein produces MSPFSFYFRNGGLYLVYRGEEALGLIETVGLVPALKACDEMLKAADVELVSYENIGSTLVTIMVKGDVAAVEASVSAGARAAEAIGTLTAQNVMPRPIPSVGDIVSVHAIDV; encoded by the coding sequence ATGAGCCCATTCAGCTTTTATTTTAGAAATGGGGGATTGTATTTGGTTTATCGTGGTGAAGAGGCGTTGGGGCTTATTGAGACTGTTGGTTTGGTTCCGGCGTTGAAAGCGTGTGATGAAATGTTGAAAGCAGCAGATGTTGAGCTGGTTTCCTATGAAAATATTGGTTCTACTTTAGTTACGATCATGGTCAAAGGGGATGTTGCTGCTGTTGAAGCTTCGGTTTCAGCAGGTGCTCGGGCAGCTGAAGCGATCGGCACTTTGACTGCGCAAAATGTGATGCCAAGACCGATTCCGTCTGTTGGGGACATTGTTTCTGTCCATGCAATAGATGTGTAG
- a CDS encoding BMC domain-containing protein, which yields MKTFEAIGAIETFGLVFVLEACDAMCKAADVELVGYENVASGYISVIVQGDVAACQSAVDAGIKAVENLGAEVYSSVVIAGPHIDLNKIISRYQLNNLLTEEEGDAV from the coding sequence ATGAAAACCTTTGAAGCGATTGGAGCCATTGAAACTTTTGGCTTAGTGTTTGTCTTAGAAGCATGTGATGCGATGTGTAAAGCGGCGGATGTTGAATTAGTTGGTTATGAGAATGTCGCATCCGGCTATATTTCAGTCATTGTACAAGGAGATGTAGCTGCTTGCCAATCTGCTGTTGATGCAGGGATCAAAGCAGTAGAAAACTTAGGTGCGGAGGTGTACAGCTCAGTTGTGATCGCTGGTCCGCATATCGATTTGAACAAAATAATCAGCCGTTATCAGCTAAATAACCTTTTAACTGAAGAGGAGGGAGATGCAGTTTAG
- a CDS encoding aldehyde dehydrogenase family protein: MQQIDKDLLSIQEARILVETARDAHYLIKDYGQKHFDQILKQLLEQIKPEISKFVASELNETKLGNSKDKEALINQFLEALTEDLPKQQCIGALAKDSAGNILQVGVPVGVIPVILSNENVVLNTLYSLIIGIKSGNALVVIPHSNACKTTYQIVRKVKQICESNGLPKGCLTCLEQVTENSVQEVLSHQDTAMILVIGNSKYTNATTNQKPIIYGSSGATPVFIERSAPIQSAVNAIIQSRSFDGGLLPGAEQYLIAESVIASEVKMKMKQYGAHFLSKEEELKLLHLLQPKENQINPECIGKSAFWLAQKAGFSVDSQIKVLVSEQQYLHEEDPFTNEMKCPVLAFYLEPDWIHACEKSIRLLKEKNHGHSLAIHSQNTTILNEFALKKPVGRMIVNAPAGFASLGLNSNLPLSVILGGFTTGRGISAKNITAADLTYKRQISYPIQIAESTVTAEPVDKQLLEKVLRKILEK, encoded by the coding sequence ATGCAGCAAATAGATAAGGATCTGTTATCGATACAAGAAGCGCGAATTTTAGTGGAAACAGCCAGAGATGCACATTATTTGATCAAAGATTACGGACAAAAGCATTTTGATCAAATCCTCAAACAGCTACTGGAACAAATAAAACCTGAAATCAGTAAGTTCGTAGCATCTGAATTGAATGAAACAAAGTTAGGTAATTCAAAAGATAAGGAAGCATTGATCAATCAATTTCTAGAAGCGTTGACTGAAGATTTGCCAAAACAACAATGTATTGGAGCACTTGCGAAAGATTCTGCGGGGAATATTTTACAAGTGGGTGTACCAGTCGGTGTGATTCCTGTCATTTTATCAAATGAAAATGTTGTATTAAATACATTATATAGCTTGATCATCGGTATTAAATCAGGAAATGCACTAGTGGTGATTCCTCATTCGAATGCATGTAAGACAACGTATCAGATCGTCAGAAAAGTGAAGCAAATTTGTGAATCAAACGGTTTACCAAAAGGCTGTTTAACTTGTTTAGAGCAAGTGACGGAAAATAGTGTACAAGAAGTGTTGAGTCATCAAGATACTGCGATGATTTTGGTTATCGGAAATTCAAAATATACAAACGCGACCACCAACCAAAAACCAATTATTTATGGCAGTTCGGGCGCAACACCTGTTTTTATCGAACGCTCAGCTCCGATCCAATCAGCTGTGAACGCGATTATTCAAAGTCGCTCTTTTGATGGCGGCTTATTACCTGGTGCAGAACAATATTTGATTGCTGAAAGTGTGATCGCCTCAGAAGTAAAAATGAAGATGAAACAATATGGGGCTCATTTTTTATCTAAAGAAGAAGAGCTTAAACTTTTACATCTACTTCAGCCAAAAGAGAATCAGATCAATCCAGAGTGCATTGGGAAAAGTGCATTTTGGTTAGCACAAAAAGCTGGCTTCTCTGTTGACTCACAAATCAAAGTGTTAGTTTCGGAACAACAATACCTTCATGAAGAAGACCCGTTTACTAATGAAATGAAATGCCCAGTTTTAGCCTTTTATTTGGAACCAGATTGGATCCATGCTTGTGAAAAATCTATTCGTCTATTGAAAGAGAAAAATCATGGTCACTCTTTAGCGATTCATTCCCAAAATACGACAATTTTAAATGAATTTGCTTTAAAAAAACCTGTCGGACGAATGATTGTCAATGCACCAGCGGGATTTGCAAGTCTTGGGCTGAATTCTAACTTGCCGTTATCGGTTATCTTAGGCGGGTTTACGACAGGACGAGGGATCAGTGCTAAAAATATCACAGCAGCTGATTTAACTTACAAACGGCAAATCAGTTATCCGATTCAGATCGCTGAGTCAACAGTAACAGCAGAACCTGTTGATAAACAATTATTAGAAAAAGTATTGAGGAAAATATTGGAAAAATAA
- the cutC gene encoding choline trimethylamine-lyase: MDIKEFSAKLAEATKELSPEEQTALMKMFATVSDDLNTPSSTSGGFASAGQTTIPAGITPRLEALKENYLKQVPTITTHRARVITEIAKENPGMPKNILRAKSFKRCCETAPLVIQDNELIVGAPNGAPRAGSFSPDIAWRWMEEEIETISSRPQDPFFISDEDKKIMREELFPFWKGKSIDEYCEDQFREAGVWELSGESFVSDCSYHQLNGGGDSNPGYDVILMKKGMLDIQKEAQEQLEKMDYENPDDIEKIYFYKSIIDTAEGVMIYARRMSEYAAQLAQRETDPKRKAELQKISEVNAKVPAHKPETFWEAIQAVWTIESLLVVEENQTGMSIGRVDQYMYPFFKNDLATGKMNEFEAFELAGCMLIKMSEMMWITSEGGSKFFAGYQPFVNMCVGGVTREGHDATNELTYLLMDAVRHVKVYQPSLACRIHNRSPREYLKKIVDVVRAGIGFPACHFDDTHIKMMLAKGVSIEDARDYCLMGCVEPQKSGRLYQWTSTAYTQWPICIELVLNKGVPLWYGKKVCPDTGDLANFKTFEQFEDAVKEQIKYITKWSSVATVITQRVHRDLAPKPLMSLMYEGCMESGKDVSSGGAMYNFGPGVVWSGLATYADSMAAIKKLVFDEKKYSLEELNRALKADFVGYEQIRTDCLNAPKYGNDDDYADLIAADLIHFTEKEHRQYKTLYSELCHGTLSISNNTPLGQMTGASANGRKAWIPLSDGISPTQGADFKGPTAIIKSISKMANDTMNMGMVHNFKIMSGLLSTPEGEESLITLLKTASVLGNGEMQFNYLDNETLLEAQKHPEEYRDLIVRVAGYSAFFVELCQDVQDEIISRTMLTKF; the protein is encoded by the coding sequence ATGGATATCAAAGAGTTTTCAGCAAAATTAGCTGAAGCAACAAAAGAATTAAGTCCGGAAGAACAAACAGCTTTAATGAAGATGTTTGCAACCGTTTCAGATGACTTAAATACTCCAAGCTCAACGAGCGGTGGATTTGCATCTGCTGGTCAAACGACGATCCCAGCAGGAATCACTCCTCGTTTAGAGGCATTAAAAGAAAACTACTTAAAGCAAGTGCCGACAATCACCACACACAGAGCAAGAGTGATCACAGAAATTGCAAAAGAAAATCCGGGAATGCCTAAGAATATTTTAAGAGCAAAATCATTCAAACGCTGCTGCGAAACAGCACCTTTAGTGATCCAGGACAATGAACTGATCGTTGGTGCTCCTAATGGTGCTCCTCGTGCGGGTTCATTTTCACCAGACATCGCATGGCGCTGGATGGAAGAAGAAATCGAAACGATTTCTAGCCGTCCGCAAGATCCATTTTTCATTTCTGATGAAGACAAGAAAATCATGAGAGAAGAACTATTTCCATTCTGGAAAGGAAAATCGATCGACGAATATTGTGAAGATCAGTTTCGTGAAGCAGGAGTTTGGGAACTATCAGGAGAGTCTTTTGTCTCTGATTGTTCCTACCATCAATTAAATGGCGGTGGTGACTCAAATCCAGGGTATGACGTAATCTTGATGAAAAAAGGGATGCTGGATATTCAAAAGGAAGCGCAAGAGCAGCTTGAAAAAATGGATTATGAAAACCCAGATGATATCGAAAAAATTTATTTTTATAAGTCTATCATCGATACAGCAGAGGGTGTCATGATCTATGCACGCAGAATGTCTGAATATGCTGCACAATTAGCGCAAAGAGAAACGGATCCTAAACGTAAAGCAGAGCTTCAAAAGATTTCTGAGGTCAATGCAAAGGTTCCTGCACATAAACCAGAAACCTTCTGGGAAGCGATCCAGGCTGTTTGGACGATCGAATCATTATTAGTCGTTGAAGAAAATCAAACAGGGATGTCGATCGGCCGTGTGGATCAGTATATGTATCCATTTTTCAAAAATGATTTAGCAACAGGCAAAATGAATGAGTTTGAAGCTTTTGAATTGGCAGGCTGTATGCTGATCAAGATGTCTGAAATGATGTGGATCACAAGCGAAGGCGGTTCTAAATTCTTTGCTGGCTATCAGCCATTTGTCAATATGTGTGTCGGCGGTGTGACGCGTGAAGGACATGATGCGACGAATGAGTTGACCTATTTATTGATGGATGCTGTCCGCCATGTCAAAGTCTATCAACCATCCTTAGCTTGCCGAATCCATAATCGTTCACCGAGAGAATATTTGAAAAAAATCGTTGATGTTGTTCGAGCAGGAATCGGGTTCCCAGCTTGCCACTTTGATGATACGCATATCAAAATGATGCTGGCTAAAGGTGTATCGATCGAAGATGCCCGAGATTATTGTTTAATGGGCTGTGTAGAGCCGCAAAAATCTGGACGTTTATATCAATGGACATCAACTGCCTATACGCAATGGCCGATTTGTATCGAGTTAGTGCTAAATAAAGGTGTGCCGCTATGGTATGGTAAAAAAGTTTGTCCTGATACAGGCGACTTAGCGAATTTCAAAACATTTGAACAGTTTGAAGATGCAGTCAAAGAGCAAATCAAATACATCACGAAATGGTCATCGGTAGCAACCGTCATCACGCAACGAGTACATCGTGATTTAGCACCGAAACCGTTGATGTCATTGATGTACGAAGGCTGTATGGAAAGTGGAAAAGATGTTTCAAGCGGTGGTGCGATGTATAACTTTGGTCCGGGAGTTGTCTGGTCAGGCTTAGCAACCTACGCTGATTCAATGGCCGCCATCAAAAAACTGGTTTTCGATGAGAAAAAATATTCGTTAGAAGAATTGAATCGTGCATTGAAAGCTGATTTTGTTGGTTACGAACAAATTCGTACAGACTGCTTAAATGCACCTAAATATGGGAATGATGATGATTATGCTGATTTGATCGCAGCAGACTTGATTCATTTTACAGAAAAAGAACACAGACAATATAAAACCTTGTATTCAGAATTGTGTCACGGAACATTATCGATCTCAAATAATACTCCATTAGGTCAAATGACTGGTGCCTCGGCCAATGGACGTAAAGCGTGGATTCCGTTATCAGATGGAATCAGCCCGACGCAAGGAGCCGATTTCAAAGGACCGACAGCGATCATCAAATCGATCTCAAAAATGGCGAACGATACGATGAATATGGGGATGGTCCACAACTTCAAAATCATGTCAGGTTTGTTAAGTACACCTGAAGGGGAAGAAAGTCTGATCACGTTATTGAAGACTGCCAGTGTTCTGGGCAATGGCGAAATGCAGTTTAACTATTTAGATAATGAAACATTGTTGGAAGCACAAAAACATCCGGAAGAATATCGTGATTTGATCGTTCGAGTAGCAGGCTACAGTGCCTTCTTCGTTGAATTATGTCAGGATGTACAGGATGAAATCATCAGCCGGACAATGTTGACTAAGTTTTAA